The following coding sequences are from one Lolium rigidum isolate FL_2022 chromosome 6, APGP_CSIRO_Lrig_0.1, whole genome shotgun sequence window:
- the LOC124665424 gene encoding uncharacterized protein LOC124665424, translating into MGSQAIEKNREGAEVYHGAALCAEKAVELLAETNMPLGLLPLADIEEVGYNRATGFVWLRQKKALTHTFKQIGRQVSYAAEVTAVVEDRKMKRMTGVKSKEMLIWVTLCDMYIDKDDPTKITFKTPTGLGRTFPVSAFGKDDDGKAKAPAAAAAADAEAAVAK; encoded by the coding sequence ATGGGTTCGCAGGCGATCGAGAAGAACCGGGAGGGCGCGGAGGTGTACCACGGCGCGGCGCTgtgcgcggagaaggcggtggagCTGCTGGCGGAGACCAACATGCCGCTGGGCCTGCTCCCGCTCGCCGACATCGAGGAGGTGGGCTACAACCGCGCCACCGGCTTCGTGTGGCTGCGCCAGAAGAAGGCGCTCACGCACACCTTCAAGCAGATCGGCCGCCAGGTCTCCTATGCGGCGGAGGTGACGGCCGTCGTCGAGGACAGGAAGATGAAGCGCATGACGGGGGTCAAAAGCAAGGAGATGCTCATCTGGGTCACGCTCTGTGACATGTACATCGACAAGGACGACCCTACCAAGATCACCTTCAAGACCCCCACGGGACTCGGCAGGACCTTCCCCGTCTCAGCATTCGGGAAGGATGACGACGGCAAGGCCAAGGCGCCCGCAGCCGCTGCAGCGGCTGACGCCGAGGCCGCCGTGGCAAAGTAA